A single region of the Nocardioides sp. W7 genome encodes:
- a CDS encoding helix-turn-helix domain-containing protein has product MTAVPHEMLPTMLGRATLILDAFEEPERRLTLGQVALQTGLPRSTAHRILDQLVGLDWLSHTDGGYVLGRRGRTWGRPGQVRADLQQVAAPELARLASCGGAVHLGRLDGADVVLVDGRGDGAGRVGTRRRAERSALGRAALATLTPEEVDGRVSGADLAQLYADLHRARRTQLVCRDIGGGLVAIASPVAAGAALELVVPAGRADRLGPLTRAAACRVREALGA; this is encoded by the coding sequence ATGACCGCGGTACCCCACGAGATGTTGCCGACGATGCTGGGCCGCGCGACGCTCATCCTGGATGCGTTCGAGGAGCCCGAGCGGCGCCTCACCCTGGGTCAGGTCGCCCTGCAGACCGGGCTGCCGCGGTCGACCGCACACCGGATCCTCGACCAGCTGGTGGGCCTGGACTGGCTCTCCCACACCGACGGCGGCTACGTCCTCGGCCGTCGCGGCCGGACCTGGGGCCGGCCGGGCCAGGTCCGGGCCGACCTGCAGCAGGTCGCGGCGCCGGAGCTCGCCCGGCTGGCCAGCTGTGGGGGAGCCGTGCACCTCGGGCGGCTCGACGGCGCGGACGTGGTGCTCGTCGACGGCCGCGGCGACGGAGCCGGCCGGGTCGGCACCCGCCGGCGGGCCGAGCGCTCCGCTCTGGGCCGGGCCGCCCTCGCGACGCTGACCCCCGAGGAGGTCGACGGCCGGGTGAGCGGTGCCGACCTCGCCCAGCTGTACGCCGACCTGCACCGCGCCCGTCGTACCCAGCTGGTGTGCCGGGACATCGGTGGCGGCCTGGTCGCCATCGCTTCGCCCGTCGCCGCCGGCGCGGCGCTGGAGCTCGTGGTGCCCGCCGGCCGCGCCGACCGACTCGGTCCGCTGACCCGGGCCGCTGCGTGTCGGGTGCGCGAGGCGCTCGGCGCCTGA
- the hsaA gene encoding 3-hydroxy-9,10-secoandrosta-1,3,5(10)-triene-9,17-dione monooxygenase oxygenase subunit, which yields MPQAVLDGVRDLLPIFRERADEAERLRVVPEASIKELEDTGFFRLLQPKRFDGFEADPVTFYSAVRDIASACGSTGWVSSVVGVHPWQVALFADEAQQAVWGEDTSTRLSSSYAPTGKATVADGGYTLSGKWSFSSGCDHCQWVLLGGLVFNAEGQVVDFKTFMVPREKYTILDVWHTVGLAGTGSNDIVVDEVFIPEAFTLSMSETGQCRGPGQEQNTSDLYKLPFHSIFTGTITTPIIGMARGAYAEHVAMQQQRTRAAYLGEKASLDPFAAVRIARASSDIDAAWALLINNIREEMDHVARGEKIPLGVRLKVRRDQVLGSQRALDAIDVLFEASGGRALATGTYLQRAWRDAHAGRVHAANDPERALQMYGAHEFGHKVDPGMY from the coding sequence ATGCCCCAGGCTGTTCTCGACGGCGTCCGTGACCTGCTGCCCATCTTCCGGGAGCGCGCTGACGAGGCCGAGCGTCTCCGCGTGGTTCCGGAGGCGTCGATCAAGGAGCTCGAGGACACCGGCTTCTTCCGGCTGCTTCAGCCGAAGCGGTTCGACGGCTTCGAGGCCGACCCGGTCACCTTCTACTCCGCGGTGCGCGACATCGCCTCGGCGTGCGGCTCGACGGGCTGGGTCTCCAGCGTCGTCGGCGTGCACCCCTGGCAGGTGGCGCTGTTCGCGGACGAGGCGCAGCAGGCGGTGTGGGGCGAGGACACGTCGACCCGGCTGAGCTCGTCGTACGCCCCGACCGGCAAGGCGACGGTGGCCGACGGCGGCTACACCCTCTCGGGCAAGTGGAGCTTCTCCTCGGGCTGCGACCACTGCCAGTGGGTGCTGCTCGGCGGTCTGGTCTTCAACGCCGAGGGTCAGGTCGTCGACTTCAAGACCTTCATGGTGCCGCGTGAGAAGTACACGATCCTCGACGTGTGGCACACGGTCGGCCTCGCCGGCACCGGCTCCAACGACATCGTGGTCGACGAGGTGTTCATCCCCGAGGCGTTCACGTTGTCGATGAGCGAGACCGGCCAGTGCCGCGGCCCGGGCCAGGAGCAGAACACCTCCGACCTCTACAAGCTGCCGTTCCACTCGATCTTCACCGGCACCATCACCACCCCGATCATCGGCATGGCCCGGGGCGCGTACGCCGAGCACGTCGCCATGCAGCAGCAGCGCACCCGCGCGGCGTACCTGGGGGAGAAGGCCTCGCTCGACCCGTTCGCGGCCGTCCGGATCGCCCGTGCCTCCTCCGACATCGACGCGGCCTGGGCGCTGCTGATCAACAACATCCGCGAGGAGATGGACCACGTCGCCCGCGGCGAGAAGATCCCGCTCGGCGTGCGGCTGAAGGTCCGGCGCGACCAGGTCCTCGGCTCGCAGCGGGCGCTCGACGCGATCGACGTGCTGTTCGAGGCCTCGGGCGGTCGCGCGCTGGCCACCGGCACCTACCTCCAGCGGGCCTGGCGCGACGCCCACGCGGGCCGGGTGCACGCGGCCAACGACCCCGAGCGGGCCCTGCAGATGTACGGCGCGCACGAGTTCGGGCACAAGGTCGACCCGGGGATGTACTGA
- a CDS encoding flavin reductase family protein produces the protein MSSGASAETPDVPDVPDVPDGMSPDARETWPSPELISSWLGDAGYDFELRPGEDVEVPEDPAALAAARQFRDVLGRFASGVTVVTSISGGEPVGMTCQSFSSVSLDPPLVLFIPAKTSRAWPLIQRSGRFCVNFLAAGQAELSNTMASRGIDKFADVDWIPAEATGSPVLPGTLGHVDCTIHAVHEAGDHFVVIGRVLALATTETPDPLLFFQGKYRTTD, from the coding sequence GTGAGCTCGGGAGCCAGCGCAGAGACCCCGGACGTCCCCGACGTCCCGGACGTCCCGGACGGGATGAGCCCGGACGCGCGCGAGACCTGGCCCAGCCCGGAGCTGATCAGCTCCTGGCTCGGTGACGCCGGCTACGACTTCGAGCTGCGCCCCGGCGAGGACGTCGAGGTCCCCGAGGACCCGGCGGCGCTGGCCGCGGCGCGCCAGTTCCGCGACGTGCTCGGCCGCTTCGCCTCGGGCGTCACGGTCGTGACCTCGATCAGTGGCGGGGAGCCGGTCGGGATGACCTGTCAGTCGTTCTCCAGCGTCTCCCTCGACCCGCCGCTGGTGCTGTTCATCCCGGCCAAGACCTCCCGTGCCTGGCCGCTGATCCAGCGCTCCGGGCGGTTCTGCGTGAACTTCCTGGCCGCCGGCCAGGCCGAGCTGTCGAACACGATGGCCAGTCGCGGCATCGACAAGTTCGCCGACGTCGACTGGATCCCCGCCGAGGCCACCGGCTCCCCGGTGCTCCCCGGCACCCTCGGCCATGTCGACTGCACCATCCACGCGGTCCACGAGGCCGGCGACCACTTCGTCGTCATCGGTCGGGTCCTCGCCCTCGCCACCACCGAGACCCCCGACCCCCTCCTGTTCTTCCAGGGCAAGTACCGCACCACCGACTGA
- the hsaD gene encoding 4,5:9,10-diseco-3-hydroxy-5,9,17-trioxoandrosta-1(10),2-diene-4-oate hydrolase encodes MDLSQESVRRSAKARDITLNYYEAGEPGATGGGLPLVMLHGGGPGASAWSNFGRALPHFAGHFRTLLVDQPGFGGSEKPPVAGNFYRHAADHVVALLDELGIERVHLLGNSLGGGTAMRLALTYPDRVGRLVLMGPGGLSLNLFHADPTEGVQRLMDFGANPTREALRAFISTMVVNQALVTDELVEERFADATAPGAQEAMRSMGMSFWNPETAEDGMLWREAHRLRKHTLLTWGREDRVNPLDGAMVALKLIPKASLHVFPNCGHWAQIEAAEEFAEVATAFLSRHTERSS; translated from the coding sequence GTGGACCTGTCCCAGGAGTCCGTGCGCCGCTCGGCCAAGGCCCGCGACATCACGCTCAACTACTACGAGGCCGGGGAGCCCGGCGCCACCGGTGGCGGACTGCCGCTGGTGATGCTGCACGGCGGCGGTCCCGGCGCGTCGGCCTGGTCCAACTTCGGCCGGGCGCTGCCGCACTTCGCGGGTCACTTCCGCACCCTGCTGGTCGACCAGCCGGGCTTCGGTGGGTCCGAGAAGCCGCCGGTGGCCGGCAACTTCTACCGGCACGCCGCCGACCACGTCGTCGCGCTGCTCGACGAGCTCGGGATCGAGCGGGTGCACCTGCTCGGCAACAGCCTCGGCGGCGGCACGGCCATGCGGCTCGCGCTCACCTATCCCGACCGGGTCGGCCGGCTGGTCCTGATGGGGCCGGGCGGGCTCTCGCTCAACCTCTTCCACGCGGACCCGACCGAGGGTGTGCAGCGGTTGATGGACTTCGGCGCCAACCCGACCCGCGAGGCGCTGCGGGCGTTCATCTCCACGATGGTCGTCAACCAGGCGCTGGTGACCGACGAGCTGGTCGAGGAGCGGTTCGCCGACGCGACCGCGCCGGGCGCCCAGGAGGCGATGCGCTCGATGGGCATGTCGTTCTGGAACCCCGAGACCGCCGAGGACGGGATGCTCTGGCGTGAGGCGCACCGGCTGCGCAAGCACACCCTGCTCACCTGGGGCCGCGAGGACCGGGTCAATCCGCTCGACGGGGCGATGGTCGCGCTGAAGCTGATCCCCAAGGCGTCGCTGCACGTCTTCCCGAACTGCGGGCATTGGGCGCAGATCGAGGCCGCGGAGGAGTTCGCCGAGGTCGCCACCGCGTTCCTGTCCCGCCACACCGAGAGGTCCTCATGA
- the dmpG gene encoding 4-hydroxy-2-oxovalerate aldolase, giving the protein MNDLNTLNRTWTDTDPGSGLDLRLTDTCLRDGSHHKRHQFTAQEVHDIVEALDDSGVPVIEVTHGDGLGGSSFNYGFSRTPEQELIRIAAETAKRAKIAFLMLPGVGTKDDIRAAQDNGGQICRIATHCTEADTSIQHFGLARELGLETVGFLMMSHTQPPEVLAKQARIMVEAGNQCVYVVDSAGALVMEQTADRVAAVVAEIGHEATVGFHGHENLGLGVSNTVIAARAGATQIDGSVRRFGAGAGNTPLEAFVGVCDKLGWKTGIDFLTIVDASEDVIKPAMPEECQLDRMTLMMGYAGVYSSFLKHAGNAAERYGVSGAKILLEAGRRKLIGGQEDQLVDIALMLKAEQDKVAANR; this is encoded by the coding sequence GTGAACGACCTCAACACGCTCAACCGGACCTGGACCGACACCGACCCGGGCAGTGGCCTGGACCTCCGCCTGACCGACACCTGCCTGCGCGACGGGTCGCACCACAAGCGGCACCAGTTCACCGCGCAGGAGGTGCACGACATCGTCGAGGCCCTGGACGACTCGGGCGTGCCGGTCATCGAGGTCACCCACGGCGACGGGCTCGGGGGCTCGTCGTTCAACTACGGCTTCTCGCGCACGCCCGAGCAGGAGCTGATCCGGATCGCGGCCGAGACCGCGAAGCGGGCCAAGATCGCGTTCCTGATGCTGCCCGGCGTCGGCACCAAGGACGACATCCGCGCCGCGCAGGACAACGGCGGGCAGATCTGCCGGATCGCCACGCACTGCACCGAGGCCGACACCTCGATCCAGCACTTCGGGCTGGCCCGCGAGCTCGGGCTGGAGACCGTCGGCTTCCTGATGATGAGCCACACCCAGCCCCCGGAGGTGCTGGCCAAGCAGGCGCGGATCATGGTCGAGGCCGGGAACCAGTGCGTCTACGTCGTCGACTCCGCCGGCGCGCTCGTCATGGAGCAGACCGCCGACCGGGTCGCCGCGGTGGTGGCCGAGATCGGCCACGAGGCGACCGTCGGCTTCCACGGCCACGAGAACCTCGGTCTCGGCGTCTCGAACACCGTCATCGCGGCCCGCGCGGGCGCCACTCAGATCGACGGGTCGGTGCGCCGGTTCGGTGCCGGCGCCGGCAACACGCCGCTCGAGGCGTTCGTCGGGGTGTGCGACAAGCTCGGCTGGAAGACCGGCATCGACTTCCTCACCATCGTCGACGCCTCCGAGGACGTCATCAAGCCGGCGATGCCCGAGGAGTGTCAGCTCGACCGGATGACGCTGATGATGGGCTACGCCGGCGTCTACTCCTCGTTCCTCAAGCACGCCGGCAACGCCGCCGAGCGGTACGGCGTCTCCGGCGCGAAGATCCTGCTGGAGGCCGGTCGCCGCAAGCTGATCGGCGGCCAGGAGGACCAGCTCGTCGACATCGCGCTGATGCTCAAGGCGGAGCAGGACAAGGTCGCGGCGAACCGCTGA
- a CDS encoding type IV toxin-antitoxin system AbiEi family antitoxin domain-containing protein — MELPDLHVLHDLPDRHPALPIDVPFTTAQAAGVGVGRDVLTRLVRSGLLRRVVDGVYVDAAVPDSTLTRTRAVSLVIPETAVVCDESAAWVHGVDLDPPQAHVVAPPVSVFQLPGNTRVRKDGCAGGERTLLPRDVIVVDGVRVLSPLRLACDLGRLRSRDQGLGAMDALARKAGFVAADVVRETVRFRGMRGVVQLRDLGPRVDGRAMSLLESWTRLRCDDGGLPALTPQVEVRRGGQPWGELAMLDLANEQLRFAVEYDGEDWHTSDEQRAQDRRRRGWLTREESWGIVVLTRRHVPTHDRAVTVDAVRRALERHLAGQPCEPD, encoded by the coding sequence ATGGAGCTGCCCGACCTGCATGTCCTTCATGACCTGCCGGATCGCCACCCGGCGCTGCCGATCGACGTACCTTTCACGACGGCGCAGGCCGCGGGCGTCGGCGTCGGACGTGACGTCCTTACGCGGTTGGTGCGCTCGGGCCTGCTGCGCCGCGTGGTCGACGGGGTGTACGTCGATGCCGCCGTCCCGGACTCCACCCTGACCCGCACTCGCGCCGTCTCGCTGGTGATCCCCGAGACGGCCGTCGTGTGCGACGAGTCGGCGGCCTGGGTGCACGGCGTCGACCTCGACCCGCCGCAGGCCCATGTGGTCGCGCCGCCCGTCTCGGTCTTCCAGCTGCCCGGCAACACCCGCGTGCGCAAAGACGGCTGCGCGGGCGGGGAGCGGACCCTGCTGCCGCGAGACGTGATCGTGGTCGACGGAGTCCGAGTGCTGTCCCCGCTGCGACTGGCCTGCGACCTGGGCCGCCTGCGCTCGCGCGACCAGGGGCTGGGCGCGATGGACGCGCTGGCTCGGAAGGCGGGCTTCGTCGCGGCAGACGTCGTACGCGAGACGGTGCGGTTCCGCGGCATGCGCGGCGTCGTACAGCTGCGAGACCTGGGTCCGCGCGTCGACGGCCGCGCGATGTCGCTCCTGGAGTCCTGGACGCGGTTGCGCTGCGATGACGGCGGGCTGCCGGCCCTGACCCCGCAGGTGGAGGTACGACGCGGAGGCCAGCCGTGGGGTGAGCTCGCGATGCTGGATCTGGCCAACGAGCAGCTCCGCTTCGCGGTCGAGTACGACGGCGAGGACTGGCACACCAGCGACGAACAGCGCGCGCAGGACCGACGCCGGCGAGGTTGGCTGACTCGCGAGGAGTCCTGGGGGATCGTCGTACTGACGCGCAGGCACGTGCCGACGCACGATCGGGCGGTGACCGTCGACGCCGTACGACGGGCGCTGGAGCGGCACCTCGCCGGCCAGCCGTGCGAACCGGACTGA
- a CDS encoding DinB family protein — MTPAPKDTLVRYLQSAREAVLWKLDGLTEYDARRPLTPTGTSVLGLVQHLASVELGYLGDTFARPHGERLPWDSEDADHNDDLWVAPEVSREDVVGLYRRAWAHGAETIAALDLDDTGEVPWWPPERRVVTLHQILVHLIAETARHAGHADIVRELVDGAAGLRADATNLPEGGYDWSAHRDRVDAAAREGARLHQNENVF; from the coding sequence ATGACTCCCGCACCCAAGGACACCCTGGTCCGCTACCTGCAGTCCGCCCGCGAGGCCGTGCTCTGGAAGCTCGACGGCCTCACGGAGTACGACGCCCGCCGCCCGCTCACCCCGACCGGCACCAGCGTGCTCGGCCTGGTCCAGCACCTGGCGAGCGTGGAGCTCGGCTACCTCGGCGACACCTTCGCCCGTCCGCACGGGGAGCGGCTGCCGTGGGACAGCGAGGACGCCGACCACAACGACGACCTCTGGGTCGCCCCGGAGGTCTCGCGCGAGGATGTGGTCGGGCTGTACCGCCGGGCCTGGGCGCACGGTGCGGAGACGATCGCCGCGCTCGACCTCGACGACACCGGCGAGGTCCCGTGGTGGCCGCCGGAGCGCCGGGTCGTCACGCTGCACCAGATCCTCGTGCACCTGATCGCCGAGACCGCTCGGCATGCGGGGCACGCCGACATCGTGCGTGAGCTGGTCGACGGGGCGGCCGGGCTGCGCGCGGATGCCACCAACCTGCCGGAGGGCGGCTACGACTGGTCCGCCCACCGCGATCGGGTGGACGCGGCGGCACGCGAAGGCGCCCGGCTTCACCAAAACGAGAACGTGTTCTAG
- the hsaC gene encoding iron-dependent extradiol dioxygenase HsaC, with amino-acid sequence MIDIKSMGYVRVASTDLAQWETFAGKVLGLAKGRGPNPAHQYWRIDEVSARLVVVPSDVDQLDCVGWEVADHRALQEAREHLQKAGVAFEEGTREELDERRVQELVRFRDPWDNVFELFHGITYESRPVVTPYAATFVTGDQGMGHIVLPVLDDVEALRFYTDVLGFRLRDSMSMPGEFVGKEPGSKIWLRFLGVNPRHHSLAFLPMPNPAKCVHIMLEVDKLDHVGRALERVRKHGAPLSATLGRHMNDEMVSFYVRSPGGFDIEFGTEGMMVDDARWVARESTAVSYWGHDFGGGQ; translated from the coding sequence ATGATCGACATCAAGTCCATGGGCTACGTCCGGGTAGCCAGCACCGACCTGGCGCAGTGGGAGACCTTCGCGGGCAAGGTGCTCGGGCTGGCCAAGGGCCGCGGCCCGAACCCCGCCCACCAGTACTGGCGCATCGACGAGGTGTCGGCGCGCCTGGTCGTCGTACCCTCCGACGTCGACCAGCTCGACTGCGTCGGCTGGGAGGTCGCCGACCACCGGGCGCTGCAGGAGGCCCGCGAGCACCTGCAGAAGGCGGGCGTCGCCTTCGAGGAGGGCACCCGCGAGGAGCTCGACGAGCGCCGCGTGCAGGAGCTGGTGCGCTTCCGCGACCCGTGGGACAACGTCTTCGAGCTCTTCCACGGCATCACCTACGAGTCCCGGCCGGTCGTCACGCCGTACGCCGCGACCTTCGTGACCGGCGACCAGGGGATGGGACACATCGTGCTGCCCGTGCTCGACGACGTGGAGGCGCTGCGCTTCTACACCGACGTCCTGGGCTTCCGGCTGCGCGACTCGATGAGCATGCCCGGCGAGTTCGTCGGCAAGGAGCCGGGCTCGAAGATCTGGCTGCGGTTCCTCGGCGTCAACCCGCGGCACCACTCGCTGGCGTTCCTCCCGATGCCGAACCCCGCCAAGTGCGTCCACATCATGCTGGAGGTCGACAAGCTCGACCACGTCGGCCGGGCGCTGGAGCGGGTCCGCAAGCACGGCGCACCGCTGTCGGCCACGCTCGGTCGGCACATGAACGACGAGATGGTGTCGTTCTACGTCCGCTCGCCCGGCGGCTTCGACATCGAGTTCGGCACCGAGGGGATGATGGTCGACGACGCCCGCTGGGTCGCTCGCGAGTCGACCGCGGTGTCGTACTGGGGCCACGACTTCGGCGGCGGCCAGTAG